The Channa argus isolate prfri chromosome 14, Channa argus male v1.0, whole genome shotgun sequence genome includes a window with the following:
- the stap2a gene encoding signal-transducing adaptor protein 2a, which produces MAAASVRQRSGSGGPRAQLPPCYYEGYLEKRGPKEKASRRMWTCLCGNSLYFFNNAKDTHYVEKLDLNGFVSLKDDCSRDRNLEAARLILRMKDGETKLTAPNLESRELWKGFLYSVTELNVPSCLTLLPGQLQMLKEVVDKEKSRRRTRTPTRAPPSPLSVPLVGEIPPCFRPVSRTEAEVLLERHPDCGNMLLRPGRDGCSLAVTTRQDLNGSVFRHYRVTQRDQGGYIIDVENPIPCASLHEVIDALVEKTAGTLQPFLLEEPYEENITYVSANDENGERILHTAPSSPLPKAPALPPKQDRWSSSPLSRSPAPDRRILTSPVPASPTNPMRRLILSPSPLTQSLNEELKMKLEKRRASQE; this is translated from the exons ATGGCGGCTGCATCCGTGAGGCAGCGCTCCGGGTCAGGGGGACCCCGGGCGCAGCTTCCGCCCTGCTACTATGAAGGTTACCTGGAGAAGCGAGGACCGAAAGAAAAG GCATCCAGGAGAATGTGGACCTGCCTGTGTGGGAattctttatatttctttaataatgCCAAGGACACTCAT taTGTGGAAAAACTGGATCTCAATGGGTTTGTGTCCCTGAAGGATGACTGCAGCCGGGACCGAAATCTTGAGGCAGCCAGACTCATCCTACGCATGAAGGATGGAGAGACCAAACTTACA GCACCTAACTTAGAATCAAGGGAGCTGTGGAAAGGCTTCCTGTATTCTGTCACAGAA CTCAATGTTCCATCCTGTCTGACCCTGCTGCCGGGCCAGCTGCAAATGCTGAAGGAGGTAGTCGACAAAGAGAAGTCCAGACGGAGAACTCGCACTCCCACTCGAGCTCCTCCTTCACCTCTCTCTGTGCCTTTAGTAGGAGAAATCCCACC GTGTTTTCGACCTGTGTCCCGGACAGAGGCGGAAGTCCTCCTAGAGAGGCATCCAGACTGTGGCAACATGTTGCTCCGTCCAGGCAGAGATGGATGCTCTCTGGCTGTTACCACTCGACAAGACCTTAATGG GTCAGTGTTCAGACATTACCGTGTGACTCAGAGGGACCAAGGTGGTTACATCATTGATGTAGAAAATCCT ATTCCCTGTGCTTCACTTCATGAGGTTATTGATGCCCTGGTAGAGAAGACAGCAGGAACACTACAGCCTTTTCTTCTAGAGGAGCCGTACGAGGAGAACATCA CGTATGTTTCTGCCAACGATGAAAATGGAGAAAGGATCCTGCACACTGCCCCCTCCAGCCCTCTGCCAAAGGCTCCTGCCCTGCCTCCAAAACaag ACCGTTGGTCCAGCAGTCCCTTGTCCAGGTCTCCCGCTCCAGACCGCCGCATCCTGACCTCACCAGTGCCGGCCTCGCCCACTAACCCGATGAGACGACTGATTCTCTCCCCTTCACCTCTTACACAGT CGCTCAATGAGGAGCTCAAAATGAAGCTGGAGAAGAGACGAGCCAGTCAGGAGTGA